The Balaenoptera acutorostrata chromosome 10, mBalAcu1.1, whole genome shotgun sequence genome has a window encoding:
- the LOC103001110 gene encoding olfactory receptor 10C1-like, giving the protein MSLNCSLWQDNSVSVKHFAFAKFSEVTEQCFLLFTLILLMFSASLTGNALIALAIWTNPVLHTPMYFFLANLSLLEIGYTCSVIPKMLQSLVSEVQGVSQKGCATQMFFFTLFGISECCLLAAMALDRYVAICSPLHYVTRMSRGVCVHLAMVSWGVGCIVGLGQTNYIFSLNFCGPCEIDHFFCDLPPILALACGDTSHNEAAVFAVAILCISSPFLLIIASYSRILAAVLIMPSPEGRQKALSTCSSHLFVVTLFYGSGSVTYLMPKASHSPGMDKLLALFYTVVTPMLNPIIYSLRNNEVKAALWRTLGKKKVLTHG; this is encoded by the coding sequence ATGAGCCTCAATTGTTCCTTGTGGCAGGACAACAGCGTGTCTGTGAAACACTTTGCATTTGCCAAATTCTCTGAGGTCACCGAACagtgtttccttttatttacccTCATCCTACTCATGTTCTCAGCATCACTGACAGGCAATGCTCTCATAGCCCTTGCCATCTGGACCAACCCGGTCCTCCATACCCCTATGTACTTCTTCCTGGCCAACTTGTCTCTTTTGGAGATTGGCTACACTTGCTCTGTCATACCCAAGATGCTGCAGAGCCTTGTGAGTGAGGTCCAAGGAGTCTCCCAGAAGGGTTGTGCTACACAGATGTTTTTCTTTACATTATTTGGTATCAGTGAGTGCTGTCTTTTGGCAGCCATGGCTTTGGACCGCTATGTGGCCATATGCTCCCCACTTCACTATGTAACACGAATGAGTCGTGGAGTGTGTGTccatttggcaatggtttcttggGGAGTGGGATGCATTGTAGGCTTGGGCCAGACcaactatattttctctttgaactTCTGTGGCCCCTGTGAAATAGACCACTTCTTTTGTGACCTCCCCCCTATCCTGGCACTAGCCTGTGGGGATACATCCCATAATGAGGCTGCAGTCTTTGCTGTGGCCATCCTTTGCATTTCCAGCCCATTTTTATTAATCATTGCTTCTTACAGCAGAATTCTAGCTGCTGTGCTGATCATGCCCTCCCCTGAAGGCCGCCAAAAAGCTCTTTCCACCTGCTCTTCCCACCTATTTGTAGTAACACTCTTCTATGGCTCAGGATCTGTCACCTACTTAATGCCCAAGGCTAGCCATTCACCAGGGATGGATAAACTCCTGGCCCTCTTCTATACAGTGGTGACTCCCATGCTCAATCCTATCATCTATAGTTTACGGAACAACGAAGTCAAGGCAGCTCTTTGGAGAACTCTGGGTAAGAAAAAAGTTTTGACTCATGGGTAG